Proteins from one Scleropages formosus chromosome 14, fSclFor1.1, whole genome shotgun sequence genomic window:
- the mettl21e gene encoding methyltransferase like 21e isoform X5 — translation MRTYGHRDSGQVYISLYYVAFYVVMTSLFALAIYVLMSTLNPYTPDYQDRLTSPGVMVWPDTYGEEDVEISFNSSDRKSWSRMSNCLKDFLQPYNKSQQLQVNIQDCKWGTYFFQKDFEGPDHTKQSCVFYRSMLGNCSGMSDPTFGYSDGTPCVIIKMNRIINFLPDNRSGKTPYVNCTLLEGSDSVSHIEYFPANGTMDLAYFPYYGKKAQPTYMNPLVAVKFHLKGRREAKVQCRVVANNIAYENFHDPYEGKVIFYLRASA, via the exons ATGCGGACATATGGACACAGGGACAGTGGACAAG TGTACATCAGCCTGTACTACGTGGCGTTCTACGTGGTCATGACCAGCCTCTTCGCCCTGGCCATCTACGTCTTGATGTCGACGCTGAACCCCTACACTCCTGACTACCAGGACCGCTTAACATCTCCAG GGGTCATGGTGTGGCCTGACACCTACGGAGAGGAGGATGTCGAGATCTCCTTCAACTCCTCCGACAGGAAAAGTTGGAGCAGGATGTCTAACTGCCTGAAGGACTTCCTGCAGC CTTACAACAAGAGCCAGCAGCTCCAGGTGAACATCCAAGACTGCAAATGGGGGACGTACTTCTTCCAGAAAGACTTCGAAGGTCCAGACCACACCAAGCAATCGTGTGTCTTCTACCGGTCCATGCTGGGGAACTGCTCAGGGATGAGCGACCCCACCTTCGGCTACTCAGACGGAACGCCGTGCGTCATCATCAAAATGAACAGG ATCATCAACTTCCTGCCTGACAACAGATCGGGAAAGACCCCGTATGTCAACTGCACTCTGCTG GAGGGCAGCGACAGCGTGAGCCACATCGAGTACTTCCCGGCCAACGGCACCATGGACCTCGCCTACTTCCCCTACTATGGTAAAAAGGCGCAG CCAACATACATGAACCCACTGGTGGCGGTCAAGTTCCACCTGAAGGGTCGCCGGGAGGCCAAGGTGCAGTGCCGCGTCGTGGCCAACAACATCGCCTACGAGAACTTCCACGACCCCTACGAAGGCAAGGTCATCTTCTACCTGAGGGCGAGCGCGTGA
- the mettl21e gene encoding methyltransferase like 21e isoform X1 — MEPPEQSVAEEDGLPPALGDKDLADAILHRRFCPSLITTETWEGFEFAGLRIRITESTDCYGAVLWPSSSHRTPLLPISTNSNGAEHLFNDTETTRVTTTHLSPFNILLWSITMATRTISATATVAVAEVRRSVAFGCLAALLAVAALTLCVTLQALVLCHFLDTHREEYSMEDKSIIELGAGTGLVSIVTALLVYISLYYVAFYVVMTSLFALAIYVLMSTLNPYTPDYQDRLTSPGVMVWPDTYGEEDVEISFNSSDRKSWSRMSNCLKDFLQPYNKSQQLQVNIQDCKWGTYFFQKDFEGPDHTKQSCVFYRSMLGNCSGMSDPTFGYSDGTPCVIIKMNRIINFLPDNRSGKTPYVNCTLLEGSDSVSHIEYFPANGTMDLAYFPYYGKKAQPTYMNPLVAVKFHLKGRREAKVQCRVVANNIAYENFHDPYEGKVIFYLRASA; from the exons ATGGAGCCCCCGGAGCAGAGCGTCGCTGAGGAAGACGGGCTCCCGCCAG CTCTCGGGGACAAGGATCTCGCCGACGCCATCCTGCACCGGCGCTTCTGCCCCTCCCTCATCACCACGGAGACGTGGGAGGGGTTCGAATTCGCCGGGCTCCGCATCCGCATAACGGAGTCCACCGACTGCTACGGAGCCGTGCTGTGGCCCTCG TCATCCCACCGCACACCCCTCTTACCCATCAGTACAAACAGTAATGGAGCAGAACACTTGTTCAATGACACCGAAACAACAAGAGTGACCACCACCCATTTGTCTCCCTTCAACATCCTACTGTGGtccatcaccatggcaactcGCACCATCAGCGCCACGGCAACGGTCGCCGTCGCCGAAGTGAGGCGTTCCGTTGCGTTCGGGTGCCTCGCGGCCCTGCTGGCGGTCGCTGCGTTGACCCTGTGCGTGACCCTCCAGGCGCTGGTGCTCTGCCACTTCCTGGACACACACCGCGAGGAGTACAGCATGGAGGACAAGAGCATCATTGAGCTGGGAGCAGGAACGGGCCTGGTGTCCATCGTTACCGCGTTACTGG TGTACATCAGCCTGTACTACGTGGCGTTCTACGTGGTCATGACCAGCCTCTTCGCCCTGGCCATCTACGTCTTGATGTCGACGCTGAACCCCTACACTCCTGACTACCAGGACCGCTTAACATCTCCAG GGGTCATGGTGTGGCCTGACACCTACGGAGAGGAGGATGTCGAGATCTCCTTCAACTCCTCCGACAGGAAAAGTTGGAGCAGGATGTCTAACTGCCTGAAGGACTTCCTGCAGC CTTACAACAAGAGCCAGCAGCTCCAGGTGAACATCCAAGACTGCAAATGGGGGACGTACTTCTTCCAGAAAGACTTCGAAGGTCCAGACCACACCAAGCAATCGTGTGTCTTCTACCGGTCCATGCTGGGGAACTGCTCAGGGATGAGCGACCCCACCTTCGGCTACTCAGACGGAACGCCGTGCGTCATCATCAAAATGAACAGG ATCATCAACTTCCTGCCTGACAACAGATCGGGAAAGACCCCGTATGTCAACTGCACTCTGCTG GAGGGCAGCGACAGCGTGAGCCACATCGAGTACTTCCCGGCCAACGGCACCATGGACCTCGCCTACTTCCCCTACTATGGTAAAAAGGCGCAG CCAACATACATGAACCCACTGGTGGCGGTCAAGTTCCACCTGAAGGGTCGCCGGGAGGCCAAGGTGCAGTGCCGCGTCGTGGCCAACAACATCGCCTACGAGAACTTCCACGACCCCTACGAAGGCAAGGTCATCTTCTACCTGAGGGCGAGCGCGTGA
- the mettl21e gene encoding methyltransferase like 21e isoform X2 produces MEPPEQSVAEEDGLPPALGDKDLADAILHRRFCPSLITTETWEGFEFAGLRIRITESTDCYGAVLWPSALVLCHFLDTHREEYSMEDKSIIELGAGTGLVSIVTALLVYISLYYVAFYVVMTSLFALAIYVLMSTLNPYTPDYQDRLTSPGVMVWPDTYGEEDVEISFNSSDRKSWSRMSNCLKDFLQPYNKSQQLQVNIQDCKWGTYFFQKDFEGPDHTKQSCVFYRSMLGNCSGMSDPTFGYSDGTPCVIIKMNRIINFLPDNRSGKTPYVNCTLLEGSDSVSHIEYFPANGTMDLAYFPYYGKKAQPTYMNPLVAVKFHLKGRREAKVQCRVVANNIAYENFHDPYEGKVIFYLRASA; encoded by the exons ATGGAGCCCCCGGAGCAGAGCGTCGCTGAGGAAGACGGGCTCCCGCCAG CTCTCGGGGACAAGGATCTCGCCGACGCCATCCTGCACCGGCGCTTCTGCCCCTCCCTCATCACCACGGAGACGTGGGAGGGGTTCGAATTCGCCGGGCTCCGCATCCGCATAACGGAGTCCACCGACTGCTACGGAGCCGTGCTGTGGCCCTCG GCGCTGGTGCTCTGCCACTTCCTGGACACACACCGCGAGGAGTACAGCATGGAGGACAAGAGCATCATTGAGCTGGGAGCAGGAACGGGCCTGGTGTCCATCGTTACCGCGTTACTGG TGTACATCAGCCTGTACTACGTGGCGTTCTACGTGGTCATGACCAGCCTCTTCGCCCTGGCCATCTACGTCTTGATGTCGACGCTGAACCCCTACACTCCTGACTACCAGGACCGCTTAACATCTCCAG GGGTCATGGTGTGGCCTGACACCTACGGAGAGGAGGATGTCGAGATCTCCTTCAACTCCTCCGACAGGAAAAGTTGGAGCAGGATGTCTAACTGCCTGAAGGACTTCCTGCAGC CTTACAACAAGAGCCAGCAGCTCCAGGTGAACATCCAAGACTGCAAATGGGGGACGTACTTCTTCCAGAAAGACTTCGAAGGTCCAGACCACACCAAGCAATCGTGTGTCTTCTACCGGTCCATGCTGGGGAACTGCTCAGGGATGAGCGACCCCACCTTCGGCTACTCAGACGGAACGCCGTGCGTCATCATCAAAATGAACAGG ATCATCAACTTCCTGCCTGACAACAGATCGGGAAAGACCCCGTATGTCAACTGCACTCTGCTG GAGGGCAGCGACAGCGTGAGCCACATCGAGTACTTCCCGGCCAACGGCACCATGGACCTCGCCTACTTCCCCTACTATGGTAAAAAGGCGCAG CCAACATACATGAACCCACTGGTGGCGGTCAAGTTCCACCTGAAGGGTCGCCGGGAGGCCAAGGTGCAGTGCCGCGTCGTGGCCAACAACATCGCCTACGAGAACTTCCACGACCCCTACGAAGGCAAGGTCATCTTCTACCTGAGGGCGAGCGCGTGA
- the mettl21e gene encoding methyltransferase like 21e isoform X6, producing MEPPEQSVAEEDGLPPALGDKDLADAILHRRFCPSLITTETWEGFEFAGLRIRITESTDCYGAVLWPSSSHRTPLLPISTNSNGAEHLFNDTETTRVTTTHLSPFNILLWSITMATRTISATATVAVAEVRRSVAFGCLAALLAVAALTLCVTLQALVLCHFLDTHREEYSMEDKSIIELGAGTGLVSIVTALLGHFRTPWTRRTDRWTLGPLEAVALRTYRETVAPPKHGNEGRG from the exons ATGGAGCCCCCGGAGCAGAGCGTCGCTGAGGAAGACGGGCTCCCGCCAG CTCTCGGGGACAAGGATCTCGCCGACGCCATCCTGCACCGGCGCTTCTGCCCCTCCCTCATCACCACGGAGACGTGGGAGGGGTTCGAATTCGCCGGGCTCCGCATCCGCATAACGGAGTCCACCGACTGCTACGGAGCCGTGCTGTGGCCCTCG TCATCCCACCGCACACCCCTCTTACCCATCAGTACAAACAGTAATGGAGCAGAACACTTGTTCAATGACACCGAAACAACAAGAGTGACCACCACCCATTTGTCTCCCTTCAACATCCTACTGTGGtccatcaccatggcaactcGCACCATCAGCGCCACGGCAACGGTCGCCGTCGCCGAAGTGAGGCGTTCCGTTGCGTTCGGGTGCCTCGCGGCCCTGCTGGCGGTCGCTGCGTTGACCCTGTGCGTGACCCTCCAGGCGCTGGTGCTCTGCCACTTCCTGGACACACACCGCGAGGAGTACAGCATGGAGGACAAGAGCATCATTGAGCTGGGAGCAGGAACGGGCCTGGTGTCCATCGTTACCGCGTTACTGG GGCACTTCAGGACACCATGGACAAGAaggacagacagatggacactGGGCCCACTGGAGGCCGTCGCACTTCGGACATATCGGGAGACGGTTGCACCCCCCAAACATGGTAACGAGGGGAGAGGCTGA
- the mettl21e gene encoding methyltransferase like 21e isoform X3, with amino-acid sequence MEPPEQSVAEEDGLPPALGDKDLADAILHRRFCPSLITTETWEGFEFAGLRIRITESTDCYGAVLWPSSSHRTPLLPISTNSNGAEHLFNDTETTRVTTTHLSPFNILLWSITMATRTISATATVAVAEVRRSVAFGCLAALLAVAALTLCVTLQALVLCHFLDTHREEYSMEDKSIIELGAGTGLVSIVTALLGAKVTATDLPDVLGNLRHNVSRNTRGRCRHAPLVTELTWGQGLEERFPRASCRFDYILAADVVYAHPHLEELMRTFEYLCQERTVILWAMRFRLDRENRFVERVARTFDLELLYDLPTLRIRLFRATRKPRLGLGDGDRSSAGPGPQGTRLPVSPFPICPKSEP; translated from the exons ATGGAGCCCCCGGAGCAGAGCGTCGCTGAGGAAGACGGGCTCCCGCCAG CTCTCGGGGACAAGGATCTCGCCGACGCCATCCTGCACCGGCGCTTCTGCCCCTCCCTCATCACCACGGAGACGTGGGAGGGGTTCGAATTCGCCGGGCTCCGCATCCGCATAACGGAGTCCACCGACTGCTACGGAGCCGTGCTGTGGCCCTCG TCATCCCACCGCACACCCCTCTTACCCATCAGTACAAACAGTAATGGAGCAGAACACTTGTTCAATGACACCGAAACAACAAGAGTGACCACCACCCATTTGTCTCCCTTCAACATCCTACTGTGGtccatcaccatggcaactcGCACCATCAGCGCCACGGCAACGGTCGCCGTCGCCGAAGTGAGGCGTTCCGTTGCGTTCGGGTGCCTCGCGGCCCTGCTGGCGGTCGCTGCGTTGACCCTGTGCGTGACCCTCCAGGCGCTGGTGCTCTGCCACTTCCTGGACACACACCGCGAGGAGTACAGCATGGAGGACAAGAGCATCATTGAGCTGGGAGCAGGAACGGGCCTGGTGTCCATCGTTACCGCGTTACTGG GCGCCAAGGTGACGGCCACCGACTTACCCGACGTGCTGGGAAACCTGCGCCACAACGTGAGCCGTAACACCAGGGGGCGCTGCAGGCACGCGCCGCTCGTCACGGAGCTCACCTGGGGCCAGGGCCTGGAGGAGCGCTTCCCCCGTGCCTCTTGCCGCTTTGACTACATCCTGGCGGCGGACGTGGTGTACGCCCACCCGCACCTGGAGGAGCTCATGCGCACGTTCGAGTATCTGTGCCAGGAACGCACCGTCATCCTGTGGGCCATGCGCTTCCGACTCGACCGCGAGAACCGCTTCGTGGAGCGCGTCGCTCGCACTTTCGACCTGGAGCTGCTGTACGACCTGCCGACCCTGCGCATCAGACTGTTCCGTGCCACCAGGAAGCCCCGGCTGGGACTCGGCGACGGGGACCGCAGCTCAGCTGGACCAGGACCGCAGGGAACACGTCTGCCGGTGTCCCCGTTTCCCATCTGTCCGAAGTCCGAACCGTGA
- the mettl21e gene encoding methyltransferase like 21e isoform X4, translating into MEPPEQSVAEEDGLPPALGDKDLADAILHRRFCPSLITTETWEGFEFAGLRIRITESTDCYGAVLWPSALVLCHFLDTHREEYSMEDKSIIELGAGTGLVSIVTALLGAKVTATDLPDVLGNLRHNVSRNTRGRCRHAPLVTELTWGQGLEERFPRASCRFDYILAADVVYAHPHLEELMRTFEYLCQERTVILWAMRFRLDRENRFVERVARTFDLELLYDLPTLRIRLFRATRKPRLGLGDGDRSSAGPGPQGTRLPVSPFPICPKSEP; encoded by the exons ATGGAGCCCCCGGAGCAGAGCGTCGCTGAGGAAGACGGGCTCCCGCCAG CTCTCGGGGACAAGGATCTCGCCGACGCCATCCTGCACCGGCGCTTCTGCCCCTCCCTCATCACCACGGAGACGTGGGAGGGGTTCGAATTCGCCGGGCTCCGCATCCGCATAACGGAGTCCACCGACTGCTACGGAGCCGTGCTGTGGCCCTCG GCGCTGGTGCTCTGCCACTTCCTGGACACACACCGCGAGGAGTACAGCATGGAGGACAAGAGCATCATTGAGCTGGGAGCAGGAACGGGCCTGGTGTCCATCGTTACCGCGTTACTGG GCGCCAAGGTGACGGCCACCGACTTACCCGACGTGCTGGGAAACCTGCGCCACAACGTGAGCCGTAACACCAGGGGGCGCTGCAGGCACGCGCCGCTCGTCACGGAGCTCACCTGGGGCCAGGGCCTGGAGGAGCGCTTCCCCCGTGCCTCTTGCCGCTTTGACTACATCCTGGCGGCGGACGTGGTGTACGCCCACCCGCACCTGGAGGAGCTCATGCGCACGTTCGAGTATCTGTGCCAGGAACGCACCGTCATCCTGTGGGCCATGCGCTTCCGACTCGACCGCGAGAACCGCTTCGTGGAGCGCGTCGCTCGCACTTTCGACCTGGAGCTGCTGTACGACCTGCCGACCCTGCGCATCAGACTGTTCCGTGCCACCAGGAAGCCCCGGCTGGGACTCGGCGACGGGGACCGCAGCTCAGCTGGACCAGGACCGCAGGGAACACGTCTGCCGGTGTCCCCGTTTCCCATCTGTCCGAAGTCCGAACCGTGA
- the ccdc181 gene encoding LOW QUALITY PROTEIN: coiled-coil domain-containing protein 181 (The sequence of the model RefSeq protein was modified relative to this genomic sequence to represent the inferred CDS: inserted 1 base in 1 codon) has protein sequence MSEEAPRGGAGTRPHEEYEDDFEKDLDWLIDEEARSSEQEQGYEDIEAQIDKELEEEKGSKRLEQDEQRTGGGGGEGEGERGTEEERWPSPMAPLEEVPAPDGDACDEAPPLPPPPSSHVPTQEEDADKEKKYILEKIDEANRQLQDQTPPDQMRRRRLQFKDTLVDLVVPPRDYVPEKDAEDQDVSGRLSELQISPRGEARVGGAREGRVLVEKDGKFDLVSLREVESQGLLPPLAPPHNEAPALSQHLSRSGSSPRLGSASTVSVTIERAPKPPASPRNRPNSAGPLQLVGRRRTSRRRAQSANNAWSLATFTLSPEQKELQAKLQQRRERLRREVGSVPAVRIGVGKGGGVRPRSPHRTKCSPXQEEERRRTQEEHKRQQNERAFQAWLLRKREQLQEERRLQRAQEMERKSCKREHSDPQEAFKLWLQRKQQQQEKQRHLETSKRLEEESGYFLHDREECDRAFRGWLKRKQAEKRAEKQAARERSRRMAMEARRARRMQDLLCSVNESRTPRLTDRCSYRF, from the exons ATGAGCGAGGAGGCGCCGCGCGGCGGAGCGGGGACCCGACCCCACGAGGAGTACGAGGACGACTTCGAGAAGGACCTGGACTGGCTCATCGACGAAGAGGCGAGGAGCAGCGAGCAG GAACAGGGATACGAGGACATCGAGGCGCAAATCGACAAGGAGCTCGAGGAGGAAAAGGGAAGCAAGCGCCTGGAGCAGGACGAGCAGCGgacagggggaggaggaggagagggggagggagagcggGGCACGGAGGAGGAGCGCTGGCCGTCCCCCATGGCGCCCCTAGAGGAGGTCCCCGCGCCCGATGGCGATGCCTGTGACGAGGCCCCTCCCCTGCCGCCACCCCCGAGCTCCCACGTCCCCACGCAGGAAGAGGATGCGGACAAGGAGAAAAAGTACATCCTGGAGAAGATCGATGAGGCCAACCGACAGCTGCAGGACCAGACCCCCCCGGACCAGATGCGGCGCCGACGTCTGCAGTTCAAAGACACCCTGGTGGACCTGGTGGTCCCGCCGCGGGACTACGTCCCCGAGAAGGATGCCGAGGACCAGGATGTCTCGGGACGGCTGTCCGAGCTGCAGATCTCCCCGCGGGGCGAGGCTCGGGTCGGGGGGGCTAGGGAGGGTCGCGTCCTTGTCGAGAAGGACGGCAAGTTCGACCTGGTGAGCCTGAGAGAGGTGGAGAGCCAAGGACTGCTGCCCCCACTGGCCCCACCCCACAACGAGGCCCCGGCCCTCTCCCAGCACTTATCGAGATCAGGCTCCTCCCCCAGGCTGGGCTCCGCCTCCACTGTCTCCGTGACCATAGAGCGCGCTCCCAAACCTCCCGCCTCGCCCAGGAACCGACCCAACTCGGCGGGGCCCCTGCAGCTGGTGGGACGCAGGAGGACGTCCAGGCGCCGAGCGCAGTCGGCCAACAACGCGTGGTCCTTGGCGACCTTCACGCTGTCGCCTGAGCAGAAGGAGCTGCAGGCGAAGCTCCAGCAGAGGAGGGAGAGGCTGCGGAGGGAGGTGGGTTCCGTCCCCGCTGTCCGTATTGGGGTCGGAAAGGGAGGCGGGGTCCGTCCCCGTTCTCCTCACCGAACTAAGTGCTCcc tgcaggaggaggagcgccGGCGCACCCAGGAGGAGCACAAGCGCCAGCAGAACGAGAGGGCCTTCCAGGCGTGGCTCCTCCGGAAGagggagcagctgcaggaggagcggCGCCTTCAGAGGGCCCAGGagatggagaggaagagctgcaaG cgGGAGCACAGCGACCCCCAGGAGGCTTTCAAGCTCTGGCTGCAGcgcaaacagcagcagcaggagaagcagcGGCACCTGGAGACCTCGAAGCGcttggaggaggagagcggCTATTTCCTGCACGACCGCGAGGAGTGCGACCGGGCCTTCCGGGG GTGGCTCAAGCGGAAGCAGGCCGAGAAGCGGGCCGAGAAGCAGGCGGCTCGAGAGCGCTCCCGCAGGATGGCGATGGAGGCGCGCCGCGCTCGCCGCATGCAGGACCTGCTCTGCTCCGTCAACGAGTCCCGGACTCCGCGCCTCACCGATCGCTGCAGTTATCGCTTCTGA